Proteins from a genomic interval of Aureibacillus halotolerans:
- a CDS encoding GerAB/ArcD/ProY family transporter has translation MAQKNTLAKSQLSVVQACALLMSTFLGFGYIVLSRELSDMLNTADGWIVIIIATLFIVCFYLIIQSLAAGHEGESLYEYSPKLIGKWGTKLIALYYTAYFFSMAGLEIRACTEMVRFFLLEDTPMIVIIVSFIVLVHYLTVSGLQIIARVSLFYLVPTIVIVLILMVLSLRIFELSNLRPVMSEGIMPIVKATPKTGFYFLGLEIMLFISGAVEKPKKLFVPVMGTILFTGLLYILSYIVIVGGMGVTETANTTWPTISLIQSFEIEGVLFERYEIFFLFVWLMQFYTTTVAFYYGSLVSFTTLFSTSVKKVALFSLVITTVIALLPKTMDELFWGLNILGYSFFISVFGIPVVLLAISKFKKRWAR, from the coding sequence ATGGCCCAAAAAAACACGTTAGCAAAGAGTCAATTGTCAGTTGTGCAGGCGTGCGCTCTCCTCATGTCAACTTTTTTAGGGTTTGGTTATATTGTGTTGTCTAGGGAACTATCCGATATGCTGAACACGGCGGATGGCTGGATTGTCATTATCATAGCCACACTGTTCATTGTCTGTTTTTACCTCATTATTCAATCTTTAGCAGCGGGGCATGAGGGAGAATCATTGTATGAATACAGCCCGAAGCTGATAGGAAAATGGGGAACCAAATTGATTGCACTTTACTATACAGCCTACTTTTTTAGTATGGCGGGGTTGGAAATACGGGCATGCACAGAAATGGTTCGATTTTTTTTGTTAGAGGACACACCAATGATCGTTATTATTGTGAGCTTTATTGTCCTCGTGCATTACTTGACTGTCAGTGGCTTGCAAATCATCGCCAGAGTGTCATTGTTTTACCTCGTCCCAACGATCGTCATTGTACTTATTCTCATGGTGCTGAGCCTGCGGATTTTTGAACTTTCTAATCTGAGACCTGTAATGAGTGAAGGCATTATGCCTATTGTTAAGGCAACCCCAAAAACAGGCTTTTATTTTTTAGGGCTCGAGATAATGCTTTTTATTTCTGGTGCCGTAGAAAAACCTAAAAAATTGTTTGTTCCAGTAATGGGAACCATTCTATTCACAGGCCTTCTTTATATTCTAAGTTATATTGTCATCGTCGGAGGTATGGGGGTGACGGAGACGGCCAATACGACCTGGCCAACCATTTCGCTGATCCAGTCATTTGAAATAGAAGGCGTGCTCTTTGAGAGGTATGAAATTTTCTTTCTTTTTGTTTGGTTAATGCAGTTTTATACGACAACTGTTGCTTTTTATTACGGCAGCCTTGTGTCCTTTACGACATTATTTTCGACAAGCGTAAAAAAGGTCGCATTATTTTCCTTAGTCATCACCACGGTGATCGCGTTACTGCCAAAAACGATGGATGAACTGTTTTGGGGCCTTAACATCCTTGGCTACAGTTTTTTTATTTCGGTCTTTGGCATTCCAGTCGTCTTGTTAGCGATTTCTAAATTTAAAAAGAGGTGGGCGCGATGA
- a CDS encoding HelD family protein: MTHQEEREYLGHTLTYIQQKKTELVSIPNYTGEDITKLAIEDHRVRTIAALRRAAEEPYFGRIDFTEENGTDKAYYIGKSGIENDKGGDPLVIDWRAPVASLFYGFSGGEELAYYVAPEGIIEGEIQLKRNIVIRQADIQRIVDTFVRGETSSSGGDEFLLYRLGEHKDDRLRDIVSTIQAEQNDIIRKEKNRPLFIQGVAGSGKTTVALHRLAFLLYEYREQLNAKRMIIFAPNAMFLNYISNVLPELGVGDIQQSTFIDWALSQMDVSFPLENEAERLMNVFETSSDEKNEASTLGSLATYKSIDAFATTHAQVSLQQLFDAGEGRHLTVEELANWTVDDGMPLARRKERFLQRVKHWIDEQAKWMDPPQARDFKKTAKQKLRTYSKHWPSTDPLSVYLYYLKEHAPTEWIRISETKTLTRADIAPLLHLHYRLHGIPKEHRFDHTVIDEAQDCSPYQLAVLNEVTRRKSFTVLGDLAQGIYGEEGVQSWSALEEVFGDTDTTLSVMQRSYRSTFEIITFANQFLKQMPGIETLAEPVFRSGNAVEVIKVKAAETFKVLAEWISTMQTKQAETLVILTRSSSEAKVIHQILHQAGQTTTLVSAEDTSYEGGISIMPVYLAKGLEFDAVLMWNVSQANYPEDARHAKLMYVGCTRALHELTLLYDGTPSPLLIESL; the protein is encoded by the coding sequence GTGACCCATCAAGAAGAACGAGAGTACCTAGGGCACACCTTAACCTATATTCAGCAAAAGAAAACGGAGCTCGTATCCATCCCTAACTATACCGGGGAAGACATTACAAAGCTGGCCATTGAGGATCATCGGGTGCGTACCATTGCAGCATTACGACGAGCAGCTGAAGAACCTTATTTTGGTCGCATTGATTTTACGGAAGAAAACGGTACAGACAAAGCCTATTATATCGGCAAGTCAGGGATAGAAAATGATAAGGGAGGAGACCCTCTGGTCATCGACTGGCGTGCCCCTGTAGCAAGCTTGTTTTATGGCTTTTCAGGTGGAGAGGAACTAGCGTATTATGTGGCACCCGAAGGCATCATCGAAGGAGAAATTCAACTGAAGCGCAATATCGTTATACGACAGGCAGACATCCAACGAATTGTGGATACGTTTGTTAGAGGTGAAACGTCTTCCTCTGGCGGAGACGAGTTTTTGCTGTATCGTCTTGGCGAACACAAAGACGATCGATTACGAGACATCGTATCTACGATCCAAGCGGAGCAAAATGATATCATTCGAAAGGAAAAAAATCGTCCGTTGTTTATTCAAGGTGTTGCTGGGAGTGGAAAAACGACTGTTGCTCTTCATCGCCTTGCCTTCTTGCTTTATGAGTATCGCGAACAGCTAAATGCCAAACGAATGATTATTTTCGCTCCAAACGCCATGTTCCTTAATTACATTTCAAATGTCCTACCTGAATTAGGGGTAGGCGATATTCAGCAGTCGACCTTTATCGACTGGGCATTGTCGCAAATGGACGTTTCATTCCCATTGGAGAACGAAGCCGAGCGATTAATGAACGTTTTCGAAACATCATCTGATGAAAAGAATGAAGCATCAACTTTAGGATCGTTAGCGACTTATAAATCAATCGATGCTTTCGCAACAACACATGCTCAAGTGAGTTTGCAGCAGTTATTTGACGCAGGAGAAGGAAGGCATCTTACTGTTGAAGAATTGGCCAATTGGACCGTTGATGACGGCATGCCACTTGCTAGACGGAAGGAGCGGTTTCTGCAGCGCGTCAAGCACTGGATTGATGAGCAGGCGAAATGGATGGACCCTCCACAGGCCCGTGATTTTAAGAAAACGGCTAAGCAGAAGCTTCGGACGTATAGCAAACATTGGCCGAGCACAGATCCATTATCGGTGTATCTCTACTATTTGAAAGAGCATGCACCAACCGAATGGATTCGCATCTCAGAAACAAAAACACTTACGCGCGCAGACATAGCGCCATTGCTTCACCTGCATTACCGTCTGCATGGCATTCCAAAAGAACATCGCTTCGATCATACCGTCATTGATGAGGCTCAGGACTGTTCGCCTTATCAATTGGCTGTACTAAATGAGGTGACGAGACGGAAATCCTTTACGGTGCTCGGCGACCTTGCCCAAGGTATTTATGGAGAAGAAGGTGTGCAAAGCTGGTCGGCCTTGGAAGAGGTGTTTGGCGACACAGATACGACGTTGTCCGTTATGCAAAGAAGTTATCGATCCACCTTTGAAATCATCACGTTTGCAAATCAATTCCTGAAGCAGATGCCAGGTATTGAGACGTTGGCAGAACCTGTGTTTCGAAGTGGGAACGCAGTGGAGGTCATCAAAGTAAAGGCTGCCGAAACGTTCAAAGTGCTAGCGGAGTGGATCAGCACTATGCAAACGAAGCAGGCCGAAACGCTTGTCATTTTGACGCGATCTTCGAGTGAGGCAAAGGTCATTCACCAAATACTTCATCAAGCAGGCCAAACAACGACATTGGTTTCTGCGGAGGACACTTCTTACGAAGGTGGCATATCCATCATGCCAGTCTATTTGGCCAAAGGCCTTGAGTTTGACGCGGTGCTCATGTGGAATGTGTCCCAAGCAAACTATCCAGAGGATGCCAGGCATGCAAAGCTAATGTATGTCGGCTGCACAAGGGCATTGCATGAGCTGACGCTATTGTATGACGGTACACCATCACCGTTACTGATCGAAAGCTTGTAA
- a CDS encoding FecCD family ABC transporter permease — MSRPLHSHIKKSRPVAGIIVIVGGLAALVVGLMLSISFGAADIGMSTVWEAVFSFNPDLSQHQIIKELRMPRSLGSALVGAAFAVAGAVMQGMTRNPLADSGLLGLNAGAGLALALCFAFFPGMPYLSIMFFCFIGAAFGAGLVFGTGTLAKGGLTPLRLTLAGAAVSALLVALTEGIAIYFQISQDLAFWTAGGVAGVRWLHVNIMLPFVLGGVLVSLILSKSITVLSLGEDIAKGLGQNNRLVKIVASIVVLVLAGAAVSAVGSIAFVGLVIPHVARMIVGVDYRWIIPSSAILGAILMVFADVAARTINPPHETPIGALIALIGVPFFLYLARTKGRELS, encoded by the coding sequence ATGTCGCGACCGTTACATTCCCACATAAAAAAATCACGCCCCGTTGCCGGTATCATCGTTATTGTCGGCGGACTTGCTGCCTTGGTCGTAGGCTTAATGCTCTCCATCTCCTTTGGCGCAGCTGATATAGGGATGTCTACCGTTTGGGAAGCTGTCTTTTCATTTAATCCAGATTTGTCGCAGCATCAGATTATCAAGGAGTTACGTATGCCAAGGTCATTAGGTAGCGCGCTGGTCGGGGCTGCCTTTGCCGTTGCAGGGGCCGTCATGCAAGGAATGACACGGAACCCACTCGCCGATTCAGGCCTCCTAGGTTTAAACGCAGGGGCTGGTTTGGCACTCGCCCTCTGTTTTGCATTCTTCCCTGGAATGCCTTATCTGTCTATCATGTTTTTCTGCTTTATCGGAGCTGCCTTTGGAGCTGGTCTCGTTTTTGGCACAGGAACGTTGGCTAAGGGGGGGCTTACGCCACTCCGCCTCACGCTGGCAGGGGCAGCTGTAAGTGCATTGCTCGTCGCTTTAACAGAGGGCATCGCCATTTATTTTCAAATATCGCAGGATCTTGCCTTTTGGACAGCTGGTGGGGTCGCGGGTGTACGCTGGCTACACGTAAACATCATGTTGCCATTTGTTTTAGGCGGTGTGCTCGTTAGTTTGATCTTGTCTAAATCGATTACCGTCCTAAGTCTTGGAGAGGATATCGCCAAGGGGCTTGGTCAAAACAATCGCTTAGTAAAAATTGTTGCCTCCATTGTCGTCCTTGTTTTAGCAGGCGCGGCTGTCTCTGCGGTTGGATCGATCGCCTTCGTTGGGCTCGTCATTCCTCATGTTGCTCGCATGATTGTTGGTGTAGACTATCGTTGGATCATCCCAAGCTCTGCTATTCTCGGTGCTATTTTGATGGTCTTTGCTGATGTGGCAGCACGCACGATTAACCCTCCTCATGAAACGCCGATAGGAGCGCTCATCGCCCTAATTGGTGTACCATTCTTCCTTTACCTAGCGAGAACGAAGGGGAGGGAACTATCATGA
- a CDS encoding FecCD family ABC transporter permease yields the protein MRTTSKKQLRNRATGVLVILVLLILAFFVISMGTGFMKMTPVDLFKTLFGHGTADQALVLFEFRLPRIVISVLIGAGFAISGCILQAIARNPLSDPGILGINSGASLAVVLFISFYPLNQASPIFLLPVLALIGASVAAVLIYVLSYKKNEGIAPIRMILVGIGIAAGISALMIVLTIRLNPEQYKFVAVWMAGSIMGKDWRFVLAFLPWILLLFPIAWIKAKDLNVLSLGESVAQGLGARVEKERILLLLIAVGLAGASVAVGGGIGFVGLIAPHIARRLVSGNHFYLIPASALTGGLLLIVADTIARTIIQPSEIPTGVVVAVIGAPYFLYLMSKTTTASA from the coding sequence ATGAGAACGACATCAAAAAAACAGCTTCGAAATCGCGCAACCGGTGTGCTCGTTATCTTAGTGCTTCTCATTCTTGCTTTTTTTGTAATTAGCATGGGGACAGGTTTTATGAAAATGACGCCTGTGGATCTGTTCAAGACGTTGTTTGGTCATGGAACAGCAGATCAAGCCCTTGTCTTGTTTGAATTTCGACTTCCGCGTATCGTGATCTCTGTTTTAATTGGAGCAGGTTTTGCCATTTCAGGATGTATTCTTCAAGCGATCGCGAGGAATCCACTATCTGACCCTGGTATTCTTGGCATTAACTCCGGCGCCAGCCTTGCCGTCGTCTTGTTCATTTCGTTTTATCCGCTTAATCAAGCCTCACCCATCTTTCTTTTGCCTGTATTGGCGTTGATTGGAGCAAGTGTAGCTGCGGTTCTTATTTATGTATTGTCTTACAAGAAAAATGAAGGCATTGCACCCATCCGAATGATCCTCGTCGGCATTGGGATTGCGGCGGGTATTTCGGCATTAATGATTGTCTTAACGATCCGCTTAAATCCTGAGCAATACAAATTTGTTGCCGTTTGGATGGCGGGCTCAATTATGGGCAAGGATTGGCGATTTGTGCTCGCCTTCTTGCCGTGGATCCTCCTATTGTTCCCGATCGCATGGATAAAGGCAAAAGATCTAAACGTGCTTTCGCTTGGAGAGTCTGTTGCGCAAGGGTTAGGCGCGAGGGTTGAAAAGGAACGGATTTTGTTATTGTTGATTGCCGTTGGATTGGCTGGAGCAAGTGTTGCAGTAGGTGGAGGCATTGGTTTTGTTGGACTTATTGCCCCGCATATTGCTAGACGTCTCGTTAGTGGAAACCATTTTTATTTAATCCCAGCTTCCGCATTGACGGGAGGGCTTTTGCTCATCGTCGCAGACACTATCGCACGAACAATCATCCAACCGTCTGAAATTCCAACAGGCGTCGTCGTCGCAGTGATTGGCGCACCGTATTTCCTCTATTTAATGTCGAAAACAACGACCGCTTCTGCATAA
- a CDS encoding ABC-F family ATP-binding cassette domain-containing protein, which translates to MSVLIAEHLHKAFGEKKLFDDVSLTIERKDRIGLIGVNGTGKSSLLRVLAEEEAPDTGAVNHANTFSVVFVKQEPVFAENTTVLSYVFDGEAEMLLAVKHYEASLLALASQPESETAQAKLFQTQQTMDRLGAWDAQSKAKTILTKLGIFDFAANVQELSGGQQKRVALARALIQPVDLLLLDEPTNHLDHETVEWLEHYLASYEGALLMVTHDRYFLNNVVNTMYELDDGKLYQHKGTYASYLQAKEERLNEENLQHAKHQNLLRREMAWLQRGAKARTTKQKARKDRVEALKNKKGPANRTTLDISLHSERLGNDVIALDDAAFAYPNHKVLSHCNVTLEPFERVGIVGENGSGKTTLLQLMAGELTPSEGEVKRGETVRLGIYRQTHEDLNGDLRVVDYIKERAEVIQNADGEQVTAEQMLEAFLFPRSAQQTFIRRLSGGEKKRLYLLRVLMEAPNVIFLDEPTNDLDTETLGVLEQYLDSFKGTVVTVSHDRYFLDRVVDRVIWVEGNGQTTAIQGGYSEWLDAKTLQHQEAAAEKEARKAEAAPKTTKKKKMSYQEQKEWDRIEEDIADAEGEVERLTLAVAEAGHDAEKTQSLFSEQQDAEEKLQQLYDRWEALAALAE; encoded by the coding sequence ATGAGTGTGCTGATTGCAGAGCATTTACATAAAGCTTTTGGTGAAAAAAAATTATTTGATGATGTGTCACTAACGATAGAGCGTAAGGACCGAATTGGACTAATTGGGGTAAATGGAACAGGAAAAAGCTCCTTGCTCCGGGTGTTAGCTGAGGAAGAAGCACCTGACACAGGCGCAGTGAATCATGCCAATACGTTTTCCGTTGTTTTTGTTAAACAGGAACCTGTTTTTGCAGAAAACACGACCGTGCTTTCCTATGTCTTTGATGGGGAGGCGGAAATGCTGCTTGCTGTGAAACACTATGAGGCTTCCCTTTTGGCATTGGCCTCCCAGCCAGAATCAGAAACGGCACAAGCAAAACTGTTTCAAACCCAGCAAACGATGGACCGATTAGGTGCCTGGGATGCACAATCAAAGGCGAAAACCATCCTGACAAAACTCGGGATTTTTGATTTTGCAGCGAACGTGCAGGAGTTATCAGGGGGGCAGCAAAAACGTGTTGCGCTTGCGAGAGCGCTTATCCAACCTGTGGATTTATTGCTTTTGGATGAACCGACGAACCATTTAGACCATGAAACAGTGGAGTGGCTTGAGCATTATTTGGCTTCCTATGAAGGGGCATTGCTAATGGTCACCCATGACCGCTACTTTTTAAACAATGTCGTCAATACAATGTATGAGCTGGACGATGGAAAGCTCTATCAACATAAGGGAACCTACGCAAGTTATTTGCAGGCGAAAGAGGAACGACTGAACGAAGAAAATCTTCAACATGCAAAACATCAAAATCTTTTGCGTCGGGAAATGGCGTGGCTGCAAAGGGGCGCCAAAGCAAGAACAACGAAACAAAAGGCACGAAAGGATCGTGTTGAGGCGTTAAAGAACAAAAAAGGGCCTGCGAACAGAACGACATTGGATATTTCGTTGCATTCAGAGAGATTAGGCAATGATGTCATTGCGTTAGACGATGCGGCCTTCGCTTATCCAAATCACAAGGTTCTCTCGCACTGCAATGTAACCCTTGAGCCTTTCGAGCGAGTGGGCATCGTTGGAGAAAATGGCTCTGGGAAAACGACTTTGCTTCAATTAATGGCAGGAGAATTAACGCCAAGTGAAGGTGAGGTCAAGCGAGGTGAAACGGTTCGTTTAGGGATCTACAGACAAACCCATGAGGATTTAAATGGTGACCTTCGTGTAGTCGATTACATAAAAGAACGTGCTGAAGTCATTCAGAATGCGGACGGTGAGCAAGTAACGGCTGAACAAATGCTAGAAGCGTTTTTGTTTCCACGCTCTGCCCAGCAAACGTTCATTCGTCGGTTATCTGGAGGAGAGAAAAAGCGTTTGTATTTATTACGGGTGCTTATGGAAGCGCCAAACGTGATTTTTCTAGATGAGCCAACAAACGATCTCGATACCGAAACATTAGGCGTTTTGGAGCAGTATTTAGATTCATTTAAAGGGACAGTTGTCACCGTCTCTCATGACCGCTATTTTCTCGACCGTGTCGTTGACAGGGTGATCTGGGTTGAAGGAAATGGACAAACAACGGCGATTCAAGGCGGGTATTCTGAGTGGCTTGATGCAAAAACACTTCAGCATCAGGAAGCAGCGGCAGAAAAAGAGGCAAGAAAAGCAGAAGCTGCTCCAAAAACGACGAAAAAGAAAAAAATGTCTTATCAAGAACAAAAGGAATGGGATCGCATTGAAGAGGACATTGCTGATGCGGAGGGAGAAGTCGAGCGCCTCACACTTGCAGTCGCAGAAGCCGGACATGATGCCGAAAAAACACAGTCTCTTTTCAGCGAACAGCAGGACGCAGAGGAGAAGCTGCAGCAGCTATACGATCGCTGGGAAGCCCTTGCCGCACTGGCGGAGTAA
- a CDS encoding 5' nucleotidase, NT5C type yields the protein MKKRIAIDMDEVMADTGVRLMDLCNEFCNEEEPLTVTTLRGKRLAEIRPAFAEAIHTHLADTQFFRDLPVIEDSQRVIRKLHRHYDIFIATAAMEVPASFTAKYEWLEEHFPFLAKKNYVFCGDKSIIRADYLIDDNPRQLRSFQGEGLLYDAPHNDIETEFPRMNSWEDVERYFFE from the coding sequence ATGAAGAAACGCATCGCAATTGATATGGATGAAGTCATGGCAGACACCGGCGTTCGCTTAATGGATCTGTGCAATGAATTTTGCAATGAGGAAGAGCCGCTCACAGTGACGACGTTGCGGGGAAAGAGATTAGCAGAAATTCGTCCAGCATTTGCAGAAGCCATCCATACGCATTTGGCCGATACGCAATTTTTCCGTGACCTGCCTGTGATTGAAGACAGCCAACGCGTCATTCGCAAGCTGCACCGCCACTATGACATTTTTATTGCCACCGCAGCGATGGAGGTGCCTGCCTCGTTTACGGCTAAGTATGAATGGCTTGAAGAGCATTTTCCTTTCTTAGCAAAGAAGAATTATGTGTTTTGTGGAGACAAAAGCATTATACGCGCTGACTACCTCATTGACGACAACCCGAGACAGCTCAGAAGCTTCCAAGGTGAGGGGTTGTTGTACGACGCTCCACATAATGATATCGAAACAGAGTTTCCACGTATGAACTCTTGGGAAGATGTAGAACGCTATTTCTTTGAATGA
- a CDS encoding zinc-binding alcohol dehydrogenase family protein, which yields MLRSIVCETPNQFIMKNDLSKPEVPHGHALVRIRYVGICGTDIHAYKGNQPFFTYPRVLGHELSGTVEEINDATCSLAPGTPVAIIPYMHCGQCLACKRGRTNCCTHMRVLGVHMDGGMQDLLAVPIRHLIPVSIDSSLSLEHAALLEPLAIGAHAVARAALEPGDTVLVIGAGPIGLGVMAFARAAGATVIAMDMDEQRLTFSQSWAGVATTVVAGDTAEDEIAEWTNGDMATTVFDATGNVHSMNAAHRYAAHSGQVVFVGLVKNDIQFYHPDVHKKELSIHMSRNATYTDFETVLALLNTGELQMEDYITHRCTLTELPDTFESWLSPQARVIKAIVEL from the coding sequence ATGCTACGCAGCATTGTTTGCGAAACCCCAAATCAGTTCATTATGAAAAATGATTTATCGAAACCAGAAGTTCCCCATGGTCATGCATTGGTACGCATACGCTACGTAGGCATTTGTGGAACAGATATTCATGCATACAAAGGCAACCAGCCTTTCTTTACGTATCCCCGTGTTTTGGGGCACGAGCTTTCTGGGACTGTTGAGGAAATCAACGACGCAACCTGTTCGTTGGCGCCTGGGACCCCAGTTGCCATTATTCCTTATATGCATTGTGGGCAGTGTTTGGCTTGTAAGCGCGGTCGGACCAATTGCTGTACACACATGCGTGTCCTAGGGGTACACATGGATGGGGGCATGCAAGACTTGTTGGCGGTTCCTATTCGTCATTTGATTCCAGTATCCATAGACAGCTCGTTGTCACTAGAACATGCCGCACTCCTTGAACCATTGGCCATTGGGGCTCACGCAGTCGCGCGGGCAGCTCTTGAGCCAGGAGATACCGTTCTTGTGATTGGTGCTGGTCCAATCGGCCTTGGTGTCATGGCCTTTGCTCGCGCTGCTGGCGCCACTGTCATTGCGATGGATATGGATGAACAACGACTCACCTTTAGTCAATCCTGGGCAGGCGTTGCCACAACCGTTGTGGCCGGGGATACCGCTGAAGATGAGATTGCTGAGTGGACAAACGGGGATATGGCAACCACGGTGTTTGATGCGACAGGCAATGTCCATTCCATGAATGCAGCCCACCGTTATGCGGCGCATAGCGGACAGGTCGTCTTCGTCGGTCTTGTTAAGAACGATATCCAATTCTACCATCCTGATGTTCATAAAAAAGAGCTTTCGATTCATATGAGCCGAAATGCGACATATACCGATTTTGAAACTGTCCTCGCTCTTCTAAACACAGGCGAATTGCAAATGGAGGACTACATTACTCACCGCTGTACTCTTACAGAGTTACCAGACACATTTGAATCGTGGCTGTCACCACAAGCGCGGGTGATTAAAGCCATCGTTGAACTATAA
- a CDS encoding spore germination protein — translation MTKTAASISKELAQNSSYFKPYLKSNGDVISRRFYIQQSEVEMVYLQGLSDSEQVNKDVLKTLMAFQEEITEENIINRLNVTGLTTAASVDDAIHALFNGTTVLYIDGVPTMFLIHLIKQKSRSMEEPITEMVVRGPRVGFLESLQDNTTILRQRANDPRLVIEEMEVGTRNRKKIAIVYYQEIANPKIVERAKKRVEHIDIDDMADTGLLEQFVEDTWKSPFPQIQNTERPDRVIAALLDGKVSYLLDGSPFALIVPSTFHDFLKSPEDYYDRWLPGTLLRLLRYLSILLTIFLPALYIAFVSFHSGLLPSSLAFSIASARTDVPFPAFIEAMIMEVTIELLREAGLRLPRPIGQTLGLVGGVIIGQAAVEAKIVSPIMIIIVAITAIASFTIPKYELGVTFRMLRFMAMIMASIFGIFGIFLFIVMVSVHLMKLTSFGVHYFTPLNPTNQYTWRDVLIRMPFRSLKFRNNIVRPLDKKRQK, via the coding sequence ATGACGAAAACGGCGGCAAGCATTTCAAAGGAATTGGCTCAAAATAGCTCGTATTTCAAACCATACCTTAAAAGTAACGGGGACGTGATTTCACGCCGTTTTTATATTCAACAATCAGAAGTAGAAATGGTTTATTTACAAGGACTTTCAGACTCTGAACAAGTGAACAAAGACGTATTAAAGACACTGATGGCCTTTCAAGAGGAGATCACTGAAGAAAACATCATCAATCGTTTGAATGTGACTGGTTTGACAACAGCCGCCTCGGTGGATGATGCCATTCATGCGTTGTTCAATGGCACAACCGTGCTCTATATTGATGGCGTGCCAACGATGTTTCTAATTCATTTAATTAAACAAAAGTCTCGATCAATGGAAGAGCCGATTACAGAAATGGTCGTTCGTGGCCCGCGTGTTGGGTTTCTCGAATCCCTTCAGGACAATACGACGATTTTACGTCAACGAGCAAATGATCCCCGGCTCGTCATTGAGGAAATGGAAGTGGGCACTAGAAATCGGAAGAAGATTGCCATTGTCTATTACCAGGAGATCGCCAACCCAAAAATTGTCGAGCGTGCAAAAAAGAGAGTCGAACACATTGATATTGATGATATGGCGGACACAGGCTTGCTTGAACAATTTGTCGAGGATACATGGAAATCGCCATTTCCTCAAATTCAAAATACAGAACGACCAGACCGTGTGATTGCCGCTTTATTGGATGGCAAAGTATCGTATTTACTGGACGGTTCGCCTTTTGCCCTTATTGTCCCATCCACCTTTCACGATTTTTTAAAAAGTCCAGAGGATTATTATGACCGCTGGTTGCCAGGAACCCTTTTAAGACTTCTTCGCTACCTCTCCATTCTTTTGACCATATTCCTTCCAGCATTGTATATTGCTTTTGTTTCCTTTCATTCTGGACTTCTGCCATCAAGTCTTGCGTTTTCCATTGCGTCTGCCAGAACGGATGTGCCTTTTCCAGCGTTTATCGAGGCGATGATCATGGAAGTTACGATCGAGTTGTTGCGCGAGGCTGGTCTGCGATTGCCGCGTCCTATTGGGCAAACACTAGGCCTTGTAGGAGGGGTCATTATAGGACAGGCAGCTGTTGAAGCGAAAATCGTGAGTCCAATTATGATCATCATCGTTGCCATTACCGCTATAGCCTCATTCACAATTCCAAAATATGAGCTTGGTGTAACGTTTCGGATGCTTCGATTTATGGCAATGATCATGGCTTCTATTTTCGGGATCTTTGGCATCTTTCTGTTCATTGTTATGGTTTCTGTACACTTAATGAAATTGACGAGCTTTGGCGTGCATTATTTCACACCGCTAAACCCAACAAACCAATATACATGGCGGGATGTGTTGATTCGGATGCCGTTTCGTAGTTTGAAATTTAGAAACAACATCGTTCGACCGTTAGATAAAAAGAGACAGAAATAA